A region of Chloracidobacterium sp. DNA encodes the following proteins:
- a CDS encoding molecular chaperone TorD family protein, with amino-acid sequence METVSVQKEFLVEAAEWRLISLLFDCPTGDWLNQVEMLGKQVSDKRLKRAAKAARKEASEGLFHSIFGPGGPAPGREVSYRGWVQPGYMLSELASFYDAFSYKPTTNEVPDHVAVETGFIAYLRLKEVFALECSDTESADVTAKASKTFIDEHLSKYAEQMSKILSNSGIEYLSLAGSALFKRVGKDKDKEKQRFLPVLEEDDAPVFECGGAAL; translated from the coding sequence CCTAGTTGAGGCGGCCGAATGGCGTCTTATTAGCCTACTTTTCGACTGTCCAACCGGCGATTGGTTAAACCAAGTCGAAATGCTTGGAAAACAAGTTTCAGACAAGCGATTGAAGCGAGCCGCAAAGGCTGCCCGGAAGGAAGCGTCAGAGGGACTTTTTCATTCCATATTCGGGCCCGGCGGCCCCGCTCCCGGCCGCGAAGTGAGTTATCGCGGATGGGTCCAACCCGGTTATATGTTATCCGAGCTCGCTAGCTTTTATGATGCGTTTTCTTACAAACCGACGACGAACGAAGTCCCAGATCATGTAGCTGTTGAAACGGGTTTTATTGCCTACTTGCGGCTGAAAGAAGTATTTGCCCTTGAATGTTCTGATACGGAGAGTGCCGATGTCACTGCAAAAGCATCAAAAACATTCATCGACGAACATCTTTCGAAATACGCGGAGCAGATGTCTAAGATACTTTCCAACTCAGGGATCGAGTATCTATCGCTCGCCGGGTCGGCCTTGTTCAAACGCGTTGGTAAGGATAAAGATAAGGAAAAGCAACGATTTCTGCCCGTGCTCGAGGAAGATGACGCCCCAGTATTTGAGTGCGGGGGAGCCGCTCTATAA
- a CDS encoding DUF4070 domain-containing protein: MKVLLIYPVFPETYWSFRHALSFVGKKAAFPPLGLLTVSAMLPETWQRRLVDMNVEPLTRSDIEWADIVFLSAMIVQKESLDQVVKLCKELGKRVAVGGPYVSTSSDLVPEADFIFVGEAETTLPEFIEDLKNDSPKRVYQAAERPSLLLTPVPDFCLIDINRYASMNVQFSRGCPFSCEFCDIIEIYGRIPRTKSSEQMLAEMEALRVAGWRGTVFIVDDNFIGNKREVRKFLPELIKWSEHHNFPFSFLTEASVNLAEDNALLEMMQAAGFHRVFLGIETPAAESLKEANKSQNTKRDLLESVRKIQSYGIEVMAGFIVGFDNDPEDIFERQINFIRESAIPLAMVGLLTALPDTQLWKRLEREGRLVHESSGNNTDCSLNFVPRMDRERLVEGYKSVLRNIYSSREFYQRALDCLSRLRNNATELKRVNTGGVIKSFVRIAMRLGVLDGERLRFWNYLFSVIRHYPRSLGNGIALAAMGYHFRKVTEIYCTKSALGWEAFKNKRVAG, translated from the coding sequence GTGAAAGTACTGCTTATCTATCCTGTTTTTCCCGAGACTTACTGGAGCTTTCGCCACGCACTGTCGTTTGTCGGGAAGAAAGCCGCATTTCCGCCGCTTGGGCTTTTGACTGTATCCGCGATGCTGCCCGAAACCTGGCAGCGGCGTTTGGTTGATATGAATGTTGAACCTCTAACCAGAAGCGATATTGAATGGGCAGATATCGTCTTTCTCAGCGCGATGATCGTTCAAAAAGAATCACTCGATCAAGTCGTAAAATTATGCAAAGAACTTGGCAAGCGAGTGGCAGTTGGCGGCCCGTACGTCTCGACTAGCTCTGATCTCGTGCCGGAAGCGGATTTTATTTTCGTGGGCGAGGCCGAAACAACTTTGCCGGAGTTTATTGAGGATTTGAAAAACGACTCGCCGAAGCGTGTTTATCAGGCAGCCGAGCGACCTTCGCTCTTGTTAACGCCCGTGCCGGATTTCTGTTTAATTGATATAAATCGATACGCTTCGATGAATGTCCAGTTTTCCCGGGGCTGTCCGTTTTCGTGTGAGTTTTGCGATATCATTGAGATCTATGGGCGCATCCCGCGCACCAAATCAAGCGAACAGATGTTGGCGGAAATGGAGGCTTTACGAGTTGCGGGCTGGCGCGGCACTGTCTTTATCGTCGATGATAATTTTATCGGCAATAAACGCGAGGTTAGAAAATTTTTGCCGGAACTTATCAAATGGTCAGAGCACCATAATTTTCCTTTTTCCTTTTTGACGGAAGCGAGTGTAAATCTAGCCGAAGACAACGCTTTGCTTGAGATGATGCAAGCCGCCGGTTTTCACCGTGTCTTTCTCGGTATTGAAACGCCCGCGGCTGAAAGTCTTAAAGAGGCCAACAAATCTCAGAATACAAAACGCGATCTGCTTGAGTCGGTACGAAAAATCCAAAGCTATGGGATTGAGGTCATGGCCGGTTTTATTGTCGGATTTGACAACGACCCGGAGGATATTTTCGAGCGTCAGATCAACTTTATCCGTGAAAGTGCAATTCCACTTGCGATGGTCGGGCTCTTGACTGCCCTTCCCGACACGCAACTTTGGAAGCGTTTGGAGCGTGAAGGCAGGCTCGTTCACGAAAGCAGTGGGAATAACACGGATTGTTCATTGAATTTTGTTCCAAGAATGGATCGGGAACGCCTGGTCGAAGGCTACAAATCCGTCTTGAGAAACATCTATAGCTCGCGGGAATTCTATCAACGTGCTCTGGATTGCTTATCACGCCTAAGAAACAATGCAACAGAGTTGAAGCGAGTTAATACCGGCGGTGTTATTAAGTCTTTCGTCAGAATAGCCATGAGACTCGGAGTGCTCGACGGGGAACGCCTTCGATTCTGGAATTACTTATTCAGCGTCATTAGGCATTATCCGCGCAGTC